A region from the Medicago truncatula cultivar Jemalong A17 chromosome 6, MtrunA17r5.0-ANR, whole genome shotgun sequence genome encodes:
- the LOC11439688 gene encoding disease resistance protein RGA2 isoform X1 yields MHLRYLELYKSDIKTLPASVCRLQKLQTLKLEGCDYLSSFPKQLTQLHDLRHLVIIACQRLTSTPFRIGELTCLKTLTTFIVGSKNGFGLAELHNLQLGGKLHIKGLQKVLNEEDARKANLIGKKDLNRLYLSWGGYANSQVGGVDAERVLEALEPHSGLKSFGVQSFMGTQFPPWMRNTSILKGLVHIIFYGCKNCRQLPPFGKLPCLTNLHVSGMRDIKYIDDDFYEPATEKAFMSLKKLTLCDLPNLEKVLEVEGVEMLPQLLKLHITDVPKLALQSLPSVESLSVSGGNEELLKSFSYNNCSKDVASSSRGIASNNLKSLRIEDFDGLKELPVELSRLSALESLTITYCDEMESFSEHLLQCLSSLRTLTINGCGRFKPLSNGMRHLTCLETLHIRYCLQLVFPHNMNSLTSLRRLLLWNCNENILDGIEGIPSLQKLSLYHFPSLTSLPDCLGAMTSLQVLDIYEFPNLKSLPDNFQQLQNLQYLSIGRCPKLEKRCKRGKGEDWHKIAHIPQVELNFKLQSDAEPTKPTISEDKLPACGQFMEVLIKYNVQRDFDSMIEDIDV; encoded by the exons ATGCATTTGCGGTACTTGGAACTTTACAAGAGTGATATAAAAACCTTGCCTGCGTCTGTTTGTAGATTGCAGAAATTGCAAACACTTAAACTTGAAGGTTGTGATTATCTTTCTAGTTTTCCGAAACAATTGACACAATTGCATGACCTTAGACATCTTGTTATTATTGCTTGCCAGAGATTGACATCAACTCCTTTTAGAATTGGGGAGTTAACTTGTCTGAAAACATTGACTACTTTCATTGTTGGTTCAAAAAATGGGTTTGGTTTAGCAGAGCTACACAACTTGCAATTAGGAGGCAAGCTACACATCAAAGGCCTTCAGAAAGTGTTGAATGAAGAGGATGCAAGAAAAGCTAATTTGATTGGCAAGAAGGACTTAAATCGCTTATATTTGTCATGGGGTGGTTATGCTAATTCACAAGTTGGTGGTGTTGATGCCGAGCGAGTACTGGAAGCTCTTGAGCCTCATTCAGGTCTTAAGAGTTTTGGGGTGCAGAGTTTTATGGGAACACAATTTCCTCCTTGGATGAGAAATACTTCTATTCTAAAAGGTTTAgttcatattattttctatGGCTGTAAAAACTGCAGGCAGCTTCCTCCATTTGGTAAATTACCATGTTTAACTAACCTTCATGTATCTGGAATGAGAGATATAAAGTACATTGATGATGACTTCTATGAACCTGCAACTGAGAAGGCTTTTATGTCATTGAAAAAGTTGACTTTGTGTGACTTACCAAATTTAGAGAAGGTGTTGGAAGTCGAAGGAGTAGAGATGCTACCCCAACTTTTGAAGTTACATATAACAGATGTCCCTAAACTTGCATTGCAGTCCCTTCCATCTGTGGAGTCACTTTCTGTTAGTGGAGGAAATGAAGAATTATTGAAGTCCTTTTCTTACAACAATTGCAGTAAAGATGTAGCTTCCTCTTCACGGGGAATTGCCAGTAACAATCTTAAGTCACTTCGGATAGAAGACTTCGACGGACTCAAGGAATTACCTGTTGAACTCAGTAGACTTAGTGCTTTAGAATCTCTTACAATTACATATTGTGATGAAATGGAGTCATTTTCAGAGCACTTGTTGCAATGTTTGAGCTCTCTTCGAACTTTGACCATTAATGGATGCGGTAGATTTAAACCCCTGTCCAATGGTATGAGACACCTAACTTGTCTTGAGACACTTCATATCCGTTACTGTCTACAGTTAGTTTTTCCACATAACATGAACAGTCTAACTTCCCTTCGCCGACTGCTACTCTGGAATTGTAATGAGAACATACTAGATGGCATAGAAGGCATCCCCTCACTGCAAAAATTGTCTCTGTATCATTTTCCTTCACTAACATCATTGCCAGACTGTTTGGGTGCCATGACTTCTCTTCAAGTATTAGACATCTATGAGTTTCCAAATTTAAAATCACTGCCAGACAACTTTCAGCAACTCCAAAACTTGCAATATTTAAGTATTGGTCGTTGTCCTAAGTTGGAGAAGAGATGCAAGAGAGGAAAAGGTGAAGATTGGCATAAGATAGCTCACATTCCTCAAGTtgaattgaatttcaaattgcAATCTGATGCAGAACCAACAAAACCAACAATTAGTG AAGATAAACTGCCAGCATGTGGGCAATTTATGGAAGTTCTTATAAAATACAATGTCCAGAGAGATTTTGACAGCATGATTGAAGATATAGACGTGTAA
- the LOC11439688 gene encoding putative disease resistance protein RGA3 isoform X3, producing MADALLGIVIQNLGSFVQEELATYLGVGELTQRLSRKLTLIRAVLKDAEKKQITNDAVKEWLQQLRDAAYVLDDILDECSITLKAHGDNKRITRFHPMKILARRNIGKRMKEIAKEIDDIAEERMKFGLQVGVMEHQPEDEEWRQTTSVITESKVYGRDRDKEQIVEYLLRHASNSEDLSVYSIVGLGGYGKTTLAQLVYKDESVTTHFDLKIWVCVSDDFSIMKILHSIIESATGQNHNLSTLELMQKKVQEVLQSKKYLLVLDDVWNHEQIKWEKLKHYLKSGNTMKGSSILVTTRLDIVASIMGTHPAHHLVGLYDDDIWTLFKQHAFGPNGEEPAELAAIGKEIVIKCVGSPLAAKVLGSLLRFKNEEHQWLSVKESELWKLSEDNPIMSALRLSYFNLNLSLRPCFTFCAVFPKDFEMVKENLIQLWMANGLVTSRGNLQMEHVGNESYTTCN from the exons ATGGCTGATGCTTTACTTGGTATCGTGATTCAAAACCTCGGATCTTTTGTACAAGAGGAGCTTGCTACCTATTTGGGTGTTGGAGAATTGACCCAAAGACTATCTAGAAAGCTCACTTTAATCCGTGCTGTCCTAAAAGATGCTGAAAAGAAGCAAATAACAAATGATGCTGTGAAAGAGTGGTTACAGCAACTGCGTGATGCTGCTTATGTGCTTGATGATATATTGGACGAATGTTCAATAACCTTAAAAGCACATGGCGACAACAAGCGGATCACTCGTTTCCATCCTATGAAGATTTTGGCTCGTCGCAACATTGGAAAGAGGATGAAGGAGATTGCTAAAGAGATCGATGATATTGCTGAAGAAAGGATGAAGTTCGGATTGCAGGTGGGGGTCATGGAGCACCAACCAGAAGATGAAGAGTGGCGGCAAACTACCTCTGTCATCACTGAATCCAAAGTATATGGAAGAGACAGAGATAAAGAACAAATTGTTGAGTATCTTCTGAGGCATGCTAGCAATAGTGAAGATCTCTCTGTCTATTCCATTGTTGGCCTAGGTGGATATGGAAAAACAACACTTGCTCAATTGGTATACAAGGATGAAAGCGTAACCACccattttgatttgaaaatatgGGTTTGTGTTTCAGATGATTTCAGCATCATGAAAATCCTACACTCTATCATAGAATCTGCCACTGGACAAAATCATAATCTCTCGACTTTAGAATTAATGCAAAAAAAAGTTCAAGAAGTTTTGCAAAGCAAAAAGTATTTACTTGTACTGGATGATGTGTGGAACCATGAACAAATAAAATGGGAAAAGTTGAAGCATTATTTGAAGAGTGGAAATACAATGAAAGGTTCATCTATTTTAGTCACAACACGACTTGATATTGTTGCATCCATCATGGGAACTCACCCTGCTCACCATTTGGTAGGTTTATATGACGACGACATTTGgacattatttaaacaacaCGCTTTTGGACCTAATGGGGAAGAGCCTGCAGAGCTTGCAGCAATAGGCAAGGAGATAGTGATAAAATGTGTGGGTTCACCACTTGCTGCCAAGGTTTTGGGAAGCCTTTTGCGCTTTAAAAATGAGGAACATCAATGGCTTTCTGTAAAGGAAAGTGAGCTTTGGAAGTTATCTGAGGATAACCCTATCATGTCTGCTTTGAGACTAAGCTACTTTAATTTGAATTTGTCCTTAAGGCCGTGTTTTACTTTTTGTGCTGTTTTTCCTAAGGATTTTGAAATGGTGAAGGAAAATCTCATTCAACTTTGGATGGCTAATGGACTTGTTACATCTAGAGGAAACTTACAGATGGAGCATGTTGGTAATGAG AGCTACACAACTTGCAATTAG
- the LOC11439688 gene encoding putative disease resistance protein RGA3 isoform X2, with protein sequence MADALLGIVIQNLGSFVQEELATYLGVGELTQRLSRKLTLIRAVLKDAEKKQITNDAVKEWLQQLRDAAYVLDDILDECSITLKAHGDNKRITRFHPMKILARRNIGKRMKEIAKEIDDIAEERMKFGLQVGVMEHQPEDEEWRQTTSVITESKVYGRDRDKEQIVEYLLRHASNSEDLSVYSIVGLGGYGKTTLAQLVYKDESVTTHFDLKIWVCVSDDFSIMKILHSIIESATGQNHNLSTLELMQKKVQEVLQSKKYLLVLDDVWNHEQIKWEKLKHYLKSGNTMKGSSILVTTRLDIVASIMGTHPAHHLVGLYDDDIWTLFKQHAFGPNGEEPAELAAIGKEIVIKCVGSPLAAKVLGSLLRFKNEEHQWLSVKESELWKLSEDNPIMSALRLSYFNLNLSLRPCFTFCAVFPKDFEMVKENLIQLWMANGLVTSRGNLQMEHVGNEVWNELYQRSFFQEVKSDFVGNITFKMHDLVHDLAHHISYFASKVNLNPLTKIESLEPFLTLNHHPSLVHMCFHLSLLSELYVQGLVISLH encoded by the coding sequence ATGGCTGATGCTTTACTTGGTATCGTGATTCAAAACCTCGGATCTTTTGTACAAGAGGAGCTTGCTACCTATTTGGGTGTTGGAGAATTGACCCAAAGACTATCTAGAAAGCTCACTTTAATCCGTGCTGTCCTAAAAGATGCTGAAAAGAAGCAAATAACAAATGATGCTGTGAAAGAGTGGTTACAGCAACTGCGTGATGCTGCTTATGTGCTTGATGATATATTGGACGAATGTTCAATAACCTTAAAAGCACATGGCGACAACAAGCGGATCACTCGTTTCCATCCTATGAAGATTTTGGCTCGTCGCAACATTGGAAAGAGGATGAAGGAGATTGCTAAAGAGATCGATGATATTGCTGAAGAAAGGATGAAGTTCGGATTGCAGGTGGGGGTCATGGAGCACCAACCAGAAGATGAAGAGTGGCGGCAAACTACCTCTGTCATCACTGAATCCAAAGTATATGGAAGAGACAGAGATAAAGAACAAATTGTTGAGTATCTTCTGAGGCATGCTAGCAATAGTGAAGATCTCTCTGTCTATTCCATTGTTGGCCTAGGTGGATATGGAAAAACAACACTTGCTCAATTGGTATACAAGGATGAAAGCGTAACCACccattttgatttgaaaatatgGGTTTGTGTTTCAGATGATTTCAGCATCATGAAAATCCTACACTCTATCATAGAATCTGCCACTGGACAAAATCATAATCTCTCGACTTTAGAATTAATGCAAAAAAAAGTTCAAGAAGTTTTGCAAAGCAAAAAGTATTTACTTGTACTGGATGATGTGTGGAACCATGAACAAATAAAATGGGAAAAGTTGAAGCATTATTTGAAGAGTGGAAATACAATGAAAGGTTCATCTATTTTAGTCACAACACGACTTGATATTGTTGCATCCATCATGGGAACTCACCCTGCTCACCATTTGGTAGGTTTATATGACGACGACATTTGgacattatttaaacaacaCGCTTTTGGACCTAATGGGGAAGAGCCTGCAGAGCTTGCAGCAATAGGCAAGGAGATAGTGATAAAATGTGTGGGTTCACCACTTGCTGCCAAGGTTTTGGGAAGCCTTTTGCGCTTTAAAAATGAGGAACATCAATGGCTTTCTGTAAAGGAAAGTGAGCTTTGGAAGTTATCTGAGGATAACCCTATCATGTCTGCTTTGAGACTAAGCTACTTTAATTTGAATTTGTCCTTAAGGCCGTGTTTTACTTTTTGTGCTGTTTTTCCTAAGGATTTTGAAATGGTGAAGGAAAATCTCATTCAACTTTGGATGGCTAATGGACTTGTTACATCTAGAGGAAACTTACAGATGGAGCATGTTGGTAATGAGGTATGGAATGAATTATACCAAAGGTCATTTTTTCAAGAAGTTAAATCAGATTTTGTAGGTAACATTACATTCAAAATGCATGATTTAGTCCATGATTTAGCTCACCATATAAGTTATTTCGCTTCAAAAGTAAATTTGAATCCCTTAACAAAAATTGAATCATTGGAACCTTTCTTGACATTGAATCATCACCCTTCATTGGTTCATATGTGTTTCCATCTGTCACTCCTCTCCGAGCTTTACGTACAAGGTCTTGTCATCTCTCTGCATTGA